One region of Metallosphaera sedula DSM 5348 genomic DNA includes:
- a CDS encoding aminopeptidase P family protein yields the protein MRLNKLEKIKEKSNAKNLLIVGEPNLFYFTGYRGVGGLLDCDGTRTLLVPLLERNRALGIKDLDVKVYYPVKLEENVIEGTLVSAVEKLCPSTTDKKLLIDLGYASVDLFLQLSSKYEAKNITEDILQTRAIKEEKEIEAIRHAQRATAMAMKMASESLVEGISEIELAGIIDETMRKGGAEDYAFPSIVAFGENSAEPHHIPCERRLRKGDTVVVDIGAKYNGYSFDSTRTFLYGITEKSKRIYDVVLEAQLEAIDAVQEGIEASQIDRIARSRIEKEGFGKLFVHSTGHGVGIEVHESPAISMKSKDILREGMVITVEPGIYFQGELGVRIEDTILVRKGKPEVLETLYKTL from the coding sequence TTGAGGCTCAACAAGCTTGAGAAAATAAAGGAAAAGTCTAACGCGAAAAACCTGCTAATTGTCGGGGAGCCTAACCTGTTCTATTTCACGGGATATAGGGGAGTTGGTGGCTTACTGGACTGTGATGGTACAAGGACCCTACTGGTGCCATTACTGGAAAGGAATAGGGCCTTGGGAATCAAGGACTTGGATGTGAAGGTATATTACCCGGTAAAGCTCGAGGAGAACGTAATAGAGGGAACGCTAGTTTCAGCAGTAGAAAAACTCTGTCCTTCCACGACAGATAAAAAGCTCTTGATAGATTTGGGTTACGCCTCTGTGGATCTATTCCTTCAGTTGAGTTCTAAGTATGAAGCGAAGAACATCACAGAAGATATACTCCAGACGAGGGCAATAAAGGAGGAAAAGGAAATTGAGGCTATCAGGCATGCTCAGAGGGCAACCGCCATGGCCATGAAGATGGCAAGCGAGTCTCTAGTAGAGGGAATATCCGAAATTGAACTTGCAGGCATAATTGACGAGACCATGAGAAAGGGTGGTGCTGAGGACTATGCTTTTCCCTCTATAGTCGCCTTTGGTGAAAATTCGGCTGAACCTCACCATATTCCATGCGAAAGAAGGCTGAGAAAGGGTGATACAGTAGTGGTAGATATAGGGGCTAAATACAATGGATATTCCTTTGACAGCACAAGGACATTCCTGTACGGAATCACAGAGAAAAGCAAGAGGATATATGACGTGGTTCTTGAGGCACAACTAGAGGCAATCGACGCAGTCCAGGAAGGAATAGAGGCGTCTCAAATCGATAGGATAGCCAGATCCAGGATTGAGAAGGAGGGTTTCGGAAAACTATTCGTTCACTCCACGGGACATGGGGTGGGAATCGAGGTCCATGAAAGCCCAGCAATTTCCATGAAGTCTAAAGACATCCTAAGGGAAGGTATGGTAATAACGGTAGAACCAGGTATATACTTCCAAGGTGAACTGGGCGTTAGAATAGAAGATACAATCCTTGTCAGAAAGGGTAAACCGGAGGTCCTTGAGACCCTTTATAAGACCTTGTAA
- the folE gene encoding GTP cyclohydrolase I, which yields METSLSKEKLEEEIAKRVREILELLGENPDREGLVETPNRVARAFLEMTSALRTHQPEIKVFKLGEDGVTYEEDQIVLASDIQFSSLCEHHLLPFVGKIHVAYVVGEEGKVAGFSKIIRIVNYYASKPQIQERLVSEIADALMQSDLHPKGVIVIGDAVHMCSYVRGVKDKEAKLLSIASRGVFKTNRALRNHVFRMLEVSNRRGFRLG from the coding sequence ATGGAAACTTCATTAAGCAAAGAAAAACTAGAGGAAGAAATAGCTAAGAGAGTTAGAGAAATTCTAGAGCTTCTGGGAGAAAATCCTGATAGAGAAGGATTGGTTGAGACACCAAACAGAGTAGCCAGAGCATTTCTAGAGATGACTTCCGCTCTGAGGACTCATCAGCCGGAAATAAAGGTGTTCAAGCTAGGAGAGGATGGAGTGACATATGAGGAGGACCAGATAGTATTAGCCTCAGATATTCAGTTCTCCTCCCTATGCGAACACCATCTTTTACCCTTTGTTGGAAAAATACATGTTGCCTACGTAGTCGGTGAGGAGGGTAAGGTTGCTGGATTTAGTAAGATAATAAGGATTGTGAACTATTACGCCTCTAAACCCCAAATCCAGGAGAGACTAGTTAGTGAAATTGCAGATGCCTTAATGCAGAGCGACCTACATCCAAAGGGTGTAATAGTGATAGGAGATGCGGTTCATATGTGCTCTTACGTTAGAGGAGTCAAGGATAAGGAAGCTAAGTTGCTGTCAATAGCTAGCAGAGGAGTATTCAAGACGAATAGAGCTCTAAGAAACCATGTATTTAGAATGCTAGAGGTGTCAAACAGAAGAGGATTTAGGTTGGGCTAG
- the glnA gene encoding type I glutamate--ammonia ligase, with protein MPKTPEEAVEYVKQNKVEWIDLQFTDLPGRLQHVTIPASDFTVEEIKNGFGKLDGSSIKGFTTIYESDMVLSPVLESLVALPWSPSVARVLTKVYWGGGKGRFERDPRYVAETAESVLSGEGYISYYGPELEFFLFDRVDVDVKTPQQGTGYKITAREAPWNGGGGYIIRYKEGYYPAPPVDQLMDVRLDIIQTLTKYFGFTIEAAHHEVATAGQGEIDFRFSTMVDAADKLQTLKYVIRNVAAKYGLVATFMPKPMFGDNGTGMHTHFSLWTKNGKNLMYDPNDEYAELSQFGRYVIGGILSHARSLSAIVSPTVNSYRRLIPGFEAPVYVAWSKGNRSAVIRVPSYYKGMEKAKRIEYRAPDPSTNPYLAFAAIAAAALDGVKKKIDPGNPVDTNIYHLTPEKRKELGIKELPRSLDEALDELESDTEFLKPIFNSSILETFIDLKREESRTLQMYPHPMEIYYYLDV; from the coding sequence ATGCCTAAGACACCTGAAGAAGCCGTAGAATACGTAAAACAGAATAAGGTAGAATGGATAGACTTACAGTTTACCGACCTACCCGGAAGGCTACAGCATGTTACTATACCCGCCTCTGATTTCACGGTCGAGGAGATAAAGAACGGTTTCGGTAAGCTTGATGGAAGTAGCATCAAGGGTTTCACCACAATATACGAAAGCGATATGGTTCTTTCACCCGTTCTAGAGAGTCTGGTTGCTTTACCATGGTCCCCGTCAGTGGCGAGAGTTTTAACTAAAGTGTACTGGGGAGGTGGAAAGGGAAGATTTGAGAGGGATCCTAGATACGTTGCAGAGACTGCGGAGAGTGTCTTATCAGGTGAAGGTTACATTTCCTATTATGGGCCCGAGCTAGAGTTCTTCCTTTTTGACCGTGTTGATGTGGACGTTAAGACCCCTCAACAGGGTACAGGTTACAAGATAACCGCTAGAGAGGCTCCATGGAACGGTGGTGGAGGCTACATCATCAGATACAAGGAAGGTTACTATCCAGCTCCGCCAGTGGATCAGCTCATGGATGTAAGGTTAGATATCATCCAGACCCTTACTAAGTACTTTGGCTTTACAATTGAGGCAGCACATCATGAAGTAGCTACTGCAGGTCAAGGAGAGATAGATTTCAGATTCTCGACAATGGTTGATGCTGCCGATAAGCTGCAAACCTTGAAGTATGTTATCAGAAACGTAGCCGCTAAATACGGTCTCGTTGCGACGTTTATGCCAAAGCCCATGTTTGGCGATAATGGAACAGGAATGCACACTCACTTTAGCCTGTGGACCAAGAATGGTAAGAACTTAATGTATGACCCCAATGACGAATATGCGGAGCTTAGCCAGTTCGGGAGATATGTAATAGGCGGAATTTTATCTCATGCAAGATCGTTATCGGCCATAGTCTCTCCCACTGTTAACAGTTATAGAAGGCTAATTCCTGGATTTGAGGCTCCTGTCTACGTTGCATGGAGTAAGGGTAATAGGAGCGCCGTGATAAGGGTTCCATCGTACTATAAGGGGATGGAGAAAGCCAAGAGGATAGAGTACAGGGCTCCCGATCCCTCAACCAATCCTTACTTAGCCTTCGCTGCCATAGCTGCTGCAGCATTGGACGGAGTGAAGAAGAAGATCGATCCCGGTAACCCTGTAGATACTAACATTTATCATCTAACTCCTGAAAAGAGAAAGGAGCTGGGGATCAAAGAGTTACCACGCTCGCTAGATGAAGCATTGGATGAGCTAGAATCTGATACAGAGTTCCTAAAACCAATCTTCAACTCATCTATACTGGAGACCTTCATAGACTTGAAGAGGGAGGAAAGCAGAACTCTTCAGATGTACCCACATCCAATGGAAATATACTATTACCTGGATGTGTAA
- a CDS encoding ATP-binding cassette domain-containing protein encodes MIDVMVTKRLGNFTLNAQLNDQGTICVTGPNGSGKSTLLNIIAGFIKPDKGYVKLYGKDVTQLPPEKRGIVLVTQDSFIPSMKVDDHLRFGLKLSTSPVTDAELEKIKSQFSINFTGKVRQLSLGQRERVSIVTAILRRPHLLLLDEAMANISDKEIFLKNLIDIRKSFGFDLIFTTQDISDSNYADHHYVMSNGSLLKRF; translated from the coding sequence ATGATAGATGTTATGGTGACTAAGAGACTTGGAAATTTTACTTTAAATGCACAATTAAATGATCAGGGCACCATTTGTGTAACTGGTCCCAATGGATCTGGTAAATCTACCCTATTGAACATTATTGCTGGTTTCATCAAACCTGATAAGGGTTATGTGAAGTTGTATGGAAAAGACGTAACCCAGCTTCCTCCTGAAAAGAGAGGGATAGTCTTAGTTACTCAAGACTCCTTCATCCCCTCCATGAAAGTTGACGATCATTTACGTTTTGGCCTTAAACTCAGCACTTCTCCAGTAACAGACGCTGAACTTGAGAAAATTAAGAGCCAGTTTTCCATTAACTTCACTGGCAAGGTCAGACAGCTAAGTCTAGGTCAAAGGGAGAGGGTCTCAATAGTGACGGCTATATTAAGAAGGCCACATTTGCTCTTGCTGGACGAGGCAATGGCAAATATTAGCGACAAAGAGATTTTTCTTAAGAACCTCATCGATATAAGAAAGTCCTTCGGTTTCGATTTGATCTTTACCACGCAGGACATTTCGGACTCTAATTATGCAGACCATCACTATGTGATGAGCAATGGTTCTCTCTTGAAAAGATTCTAG
- the trxA gene encoding thioredoxin, with amino-acid sequence MSELEQLAKEISERLNKKALSLERRTEEKIVAITDDGLEEVLSKNKVVVIDFWAQWCAPCHLYEPVFKRVASKYSDKALFGRLNVDENPKTADKFGIMNIPTTLILVDGQVKETLVGAVDEDTLENALKKYI; translated from the coding sequence TTGAGTGAACTTGAACAGTTAGCTAAGGAGATTTCAGAGAGATTGAATAAGAAGGCGTTGTCCCTAGAGAGGAGGACCGAGGAAAAGATAGTGGCCATAACGGATGACGGCCTGGAAGAGGTACTTTCCAAGAATAAGGTTGTAGTTATAGACTTCTGGGCACAATGGTGTGCTCCCTGTCATCTTTATGAGCCCGTGTTCAAGAGAGTGGCCTCAAAGTACAGCGACAAGGCACTATTTGGAAGGTTAAACGTCGATGAGAATCCAAAGACTGCAGATAAGTTCGGGATAATGAACATACCTACCACTCTCATTCTGGTGGATGGTCAAGTTAAGGAAACCCTTGTGGGGGCGGTGGACGAAGACACCTTGGAGAACGCTTTAAAGAAATACATTTAG
- a CDS encoding class I adenylate-forming enzyme family protein, whose protein sequence is MSIAKLLEKWSKVRPNSYLIPGVMTYEQARDRVARLASKIPERGVVAHFMFNSAESVLSYIAGFWAGTKVVAIDPLTSAEDLRFILEDSSPDMILVDQETLSREKEVLKDFKAVIPSFEGEVKERPEEYNDNTPGLSYYYAGIAGRTMEVIHSGSRVEFNDRVLYESIGLSRISTILTVPIAHVLGNSVLGVTLEAGGQLIPVKKFDPVQASEMINTNNVNFLATVPMVYDSLIERGHGLQSLEVCISTAAPLFPNTVKGFKEKFGKDIIQQYGFTEGLVLTLQPRDITGIITIGKPLKHVDIKVVMEDGKDAMPGEVGELWAKAPWLMLGYKDTKENDRVWYNGWLKTGDLVSIDERGLLFFKGVKKRMLKYKGYPIFPRDLESILLTHPAVEKAEVVGEDAGNLGQEPVAKVTLRKKVSEQELLDYVNSKVAFYKKLKRIYIVNKLE, encoded by the coding sequence ATGAGTATCGCAAAGCTCCTTGAGAAGTGGAGTAAAGTCAGACCCAATAGTTACCTCATACCAGGAGTAATGACCTATGAACAGGCTAGGGACAGGGTAGCTAGGCTTGCCTCTAAGATACCGGAACGTGGCGTTGTTGCACACTTTATGTTCAACTCAGCGGAATCGGTACTTTCCTACATTGCCGGGTTTTGGGCAGGTACTAAAGTGGTGGCAATAGATCCTTTGACCTCAGCGGAGGACCTTAGGTTCATCCTAGAGGACAGCTCTCCAGACATGATTCTAGTTGATCAGGAAACCTTGAGTAGGGAGAAGGAAGTACTCAAGGATTTCAAGGCAGTAATACCATCCTTTGAGGGCGAAGTTAAGGAGAGACCTGAGGAGTACAACGATAACACCCCGGGTCTATCCTACTACTACGCGGGGATAGCCGGGAGAACGATGGAGGTTATTCATAGCGGATCCAGGGTTGAGTTCAATGATAGAGTTCTTTACGAGTCAATTGGACTTTCTCGTATTTCAACCATTCTCACTGTTCCCATAGCACACGTCCTAGGAAATAGCGTCCTAGGTGTAACGCTTGAGGCTGGAGGACAGCTTATACCAGTCAAGAAATTCGATCCCGTACAGGCTAGCGAAATGATCAACACGAATAACGTCAATTTCCTAGCAACCGTTCCCATGGTTTATGACTCCCTTATAGAGAGGGGGCATGGTTTACAATCCCTTGAAGTTTGCATAAGCACTGCTGCGCCTCTCTTTCCCAATACAGTCAAGGGATTCAAGGAAAAGTTCGGCAAGGACATTATTCAGCAATACGGTTTCACCGAGGGATTGGTTCTTACGCTCCAACCTAGGGACATCACAGGGATAATAACCATCGGGAAGCCCCTCAAACACGTAGATATCAAGGTGGTCATGGAGGACGGTAAGGATGCAATGCCTGGAGAGGTTGGCGAGTTGTGGGCTAAGGCGCCTTGGCTCATGCTTGGATACAAGGACACTAAGGAGAACGACCGTGTCTGGTATAATGGTTGGCTTAAAACTGGAGATTTAGTATCCATTGACGAACGTGGTCTGCTTTTCTTTAAGGGCGTGAAGAAAAGGATGCTCAAATACAAGGGCTATCCAATATTTCCCAGGGATCTTGAGTCTATTCTTCTGACTCATCCAGCGGTGGAGAAAGCTGAAGTTGTTGGAGAAGATGCGGGCAACCTAGGACAGGAACCGGTCGCCAAGGTCACATTAAGGAAGAAGGTGAGCGAACAGGAGCTTCTAGATTACGTTAACTCGAAGGTAGCATTTTATAAGAAGTTAAAGAGAATCTACATAGTGAACAAACTTGAGTGA
- a CDS encoding beta-ribofuranosylaminobenzene 5'-phosphate synthase family protein has protein sequence MLTIKGLSRIHITLFDLEGKHGRIDGGMGVALKYPRIVVNSGNCKEVKVGKIETSICVEEDYEAHVGLGHTTQYYLSVAKLASELNFERRNSHELARLVGRGGTSGVGVHLFDRGGFVVDGGHSTRVKDSPLPSDYSSAPPPPLLLRVNFPWYIYVNIPSGKRIFGPEEIKAFRQNASGFDELARVVLMEFIPSVVERDLSGALEGLWKIQGLGFKKVEVSLQTDTVREYMIRLYKMGFPSGLSSFGPAIFTFVSSRREGEELVSRFGGWVTEPNNRGAEVEWS, from the coding sequence ATGCTAACAATCAAGGGTCTTTCGAGAATTCACATCACTCTCTTCGACTTAGAGGGAAAGCATGGAAGAATTGATGGAGGTATGGGAGTCGCGCTGAAATATCCCAGGATAGTGGTGAACTCAGGTAACTGTAAGGAGGTAAAGGTAGGAAAGATTGAGACGTCGATTTGCGTCGAGGAAGATTACGAAGCGCATGTGGGGCTTGGACATACTACACAGTACTACCTTTCCGTGGCCAAACTGGCATCAGAACTCAATTTCGAGAGGAGAAACTCGCACGAACTGGCCAGGTTGGTTGGAAGAGGCGGAACTTCTGGTGTTGGAGTACATCTCTTTGATAGGGGAGGGTTCGTGGTGGATGGAGGGCATTCTACCAGGGTTAAAGACTCGCCCTTACCCTCAGACTACTCGAGTGCTCCTCCTCCCCCCTTATTACTCAGGGTGAACTTCCCTTGGTATATTTACGTCAATATTCCTTCTGGTAAAAGGATATTTGGACCAGAGGAGATCAAGGCTTTCAGGCAAAATGCCTCAGGGTTTGATGAGTTAGCTAGGGTTGTCCTCATGGAGTTCATCCCATCTGTGGTTGAGAGGGACCTATCGGGAGCTCTGGAAGGACTTTGGAAGATACAGGGTCTAGGTTTTAAAAAGGTAGAGGTAAGTCTTCAGACTGATACCGTCAGGGAGTACATGATAAGACTTTACAAGATGGGATTTCCCTCAGGCCTCTCGTCATTTGGGCCTGCCATTTTCACCTTCGTTTCCTCTAGGAGGGAAGGAGAGGAACTAGTATCCAGATTCGGAGGATGGGTAACCGAGCCCAATAATAGAGGTGCAGAGGTTGAATGGTCCTGA
- a CDS encoding RsmB/NOP family class I SAM-dependent RNA methyltransferase yields MRRVYGSSLNEYLEYLGRPNPRLYIRLNTLRKQELKEELHEFKQDEDFEEAYFVEVRGPNFLEMRDTKVVVDKKTAESAMLGSNVYKPGIKRIEGNGSRVSVVSETGNHVANGILRRDNMIVEVTESLYSSIKVAELDVVKRGLAISQGKASMYVAKLLDPRPDEIIVDMNAYPGGKLTHVYQLQPKAKIMGFDHTRKKIDKLRNILDTLKMKMDVYVADSRYLYEDLGIRNVDKVMIDPPCSALGVRPKIFDRKTKEDIQNFSSYQKQFLNSAYKILKPGGTVIYSTCTTTLAENEEVITDPRFEIEFMIRFHPNVHQMTGFFIAKLIKR; encoded by the coding sequence TTGAGGAGGGTATACGGGAGTTCGCTCAACGAGTACCTAGAATATCTGGGAAGGCCAAATCCTAGACTCTACATCAGGCTCAATACGTTGAGGAAACAAGAATTGAAAGAAGAGCTCCATGAATTCAAACAGGATGAGGACTTTGAGGAAGCCTATTTCGTTGAGGTGAGGGGCCCAAACTTCCTTGAAATGCGCGATACCAAGGTAGTGGTTGACAAGAAGACGGCCGAAAGCGCAATGCTAGGTTCCAACGTGTACAAACCTGGAATTAAGAGGATCGAGGGGAATGGCTCTAGGGTTTCCGTTGTGTCGGAGACAGGGAATCATGTGGCCAATGGAATTCTAAGGAGAGATAACATGATAGTAGAGGTTACTGAGTCCCTTTACTCGTCGATAAAGGTTGCGGAACTTGATGTGGTAAAGAGGGGGTTGGCGATCTCTCAAGGTAAAGCCTCAATGTACGTTGCCAAGCTTCTGGATCCGAGGCCTGACGAAATAATAGTTGATATGAATGCGTATCCGGGAGGGAAACTCACCCATGTTTATCAGCTACAACCTAAGGCAAAAATCATGGGGTTTGACCATACAAGAAAAAAGATAGATAAATTAAGAAATATTCTGGATACCCTAAAGATGAAGATGGATGTGTATGTGGCTGACTCCAGGTATCTGTACGAGGATCTGGGTATCAGGAACGTGGACAAGGTTATGATCGATCCACCCTGTTCTGCTCTAGGTGTTAGACCGAAAATCTTTGATAGAAAGACCAAGGAGGACATACAAAACTTCTCCTCCTATCAGAAGCAATTTCTTAACTCGGCGTACAAAATACTGAAGCCGGGAGGAACGGTCATCTACTCGACGTGTACCACAACTTTAGCCGAAAACGAAGAAGTAATTACAGATCCGCGCTTCGAGATAGAGTTCATGATCAGGTTCCACCCAAACGTGCATCAGATGACCGGTTTCTTTATAGCGAAGTTGATCAAAAGGTGA
- a CDS encoding DapH/DapD/GlmU-related protein has product MPVEEFLGKKPRISPKVYLHPTSYVIGDVTIGELTSVWHYAVIRGDNDSISIGKRTNIQENCSLHTDKGYKIEIGDLVSVGHNAVVHGARIGNNVIVGMGAILLNGAKIGDNVIIGAGAVVTEGKEIPSNSLVLGVPARVVRKLTEEEIHMIEANAMEYVEELLIMLGEHKA; this is encoded by the coding sequence ATGCCCGTTGAAGAGTTTCTAGGTAAGAAACCAAGGATATCCCCTAAGGTCTACCTTCACCCCACATCTTATGTTATAGGGGATGTAACAATAGGGGAACTAACTAGCGTGTGGCATTACGCTGTTATAAGGGGCGACAATGACAGTATATCAATTGGAAAAAGAACAAACATCCAAGAGAACTGTTCCCTTCATACGGACAAGGGATACAAGATAGAGATTGGCGACTTAGTGAGCGTAGGCCATAACGCCGTGGTTCACGGGGCAAGAATAGGTAACAACGTCATAGTGGGAATGGGAGCAATCCTCCTAAACGGGGCCAAAATAGGGGATAACGTTATCATTGGAGCAGGTGCGGTAGTGACGGAGGGAAAGGAGATACCCTCCAATAGCTTGGTCCTGGGAGTGCCAGCCAGAGTAGTTAGAAAACTTACCGAAGAGGAGATTCACATGATTGAGGCGAATGCAATGGAATACGTTGAAGAACTATTAATAATGCTAGGAGAACATAAGGCCTAA
- the xerA gene encoding site-specific tyrosine recombinase/integron integrase → MKLQLGEPPTDADPFIYFMESLKFSGAGQGTIKLYSTAIQDFLQFVKKDPRSVTTQDVIDWIGSLNSRKGRSRVVDKRGRSATIRSYVIAVRRFLKWLGVNVKPPVPRIRSPERMALREEDIVALLSACRRLRDKVIVSLLVDTGLRSSELLSLRRSDVDLERMLIRVRETKNGEERIVFFTSRTATLLRQYLRKTQDKESDDAPLFNLSYQALYKLIKRLGRKTGLTWLRPHVLRHTFATNAIRRGVPLPAVQRLMGHKDIKTTQIYTHLVTEDLENAYRRAFET, encoded by the coding sequence ATGAAACTTCAGCTTGGCGAGCCACCCACTGATGCAGATCCCTTCATTTATTTCATGGAGTCACTAAAGTTTTCTGGTGCTGGTCAAGGAACAATAAAGCTATACTCTACCGCCATCCAGGACTTTTTACAGTTCGTCAAGAAGGATCCTAGGAGTGTTACCACCCAGGACGTGATAGACTGGATCGGTTCCCTTAACTCCAGAAAGGGAAGATCGAGGGTAGTGGATAAAAGGGGCAGGTCGGCAACAATCAGAAGCTACGTAATCGCGGTGAGAAGATTTCTGAAGTGGCTGGGGGTAAATGTGAAACCTCCTGTGCCCAGAATAAGGAGCCCTGAAAGGATGGCCTTGAGAGAGGAAGATATTGTAGCTCTTCTCTCGGCCTGCAGGAGGTTGAGGGACAAGGTCATAGTTTCACTCTTGGTGGACACTGGTCTTCGTTCCTCTGAGCTACTCTCGTTGAGGAGAAGCGACGTAGATCTGGAAAGAATGCTCATTAGGGTTCGAGAGACCAAGAACGGAGAGGAAAGGATAGTCTTCTTCACCTCTAGAACGGCAACCCTACTTAGGCAATACTTAAGGAAGACCCAAGATAAGGAAAGCGATGACGCTCCCCTGTTCAACCTCTCCTACCAAGCATTGTACAAGCTCATAAAGAGGCTTGGTAGAAAGACCGGGCTAACCTGGTTGAGGCCGCACGTACTCCGTCACACGTTCGCCACCAACGCCATAAGGAGAGGAGTTCCACTTCCTGCAGTGCAGAGGTTAATGGGACACAAGGACATCAAAACTACGCAAATCTACACGCACTTGGTCACAGAGGACCTAGAGAACGCCTATAGGAGAGCCTTTGAGACTTAG
- a CDS encoding DUF711 family protein produces the protein MRIRAFTAFLNKISREMVEENVHKLTSIKIDAFSKRLTLPQPPRDLSLDKIVDILPQGDILYSLGGLRDNDPRISHIPDVLTASNNMFVHVLLTNRDNISPIVKMMSRLEPEQATRFAILLNEEFLLSPYYPTSSGDGVHTGFAVSLIYVNEIMKGEMTTSLIKAKEVGEKVEKDVGLRFLGIDPSISPWMEESVGELIESRLGKELFSPGSLSVIRELNNEILASSVEAGIEPLGFSELMLPVAEDDILRKRVLEGKITLTHLVAMSTACVAGLDMAGIEYDLKLYTDLIKDLMVIHFLKKRPYGIRIIPSWGEEKIFTKSFGIIPVIKTV, from the coding sequence ATGAGGATTAGAGCCTTCACGGCTTTCTTGAACAAGATATCACGTGAAATGGTAGAAGAGAATGTACATAAGCTAACCTCAATAAAGATTGACGCTTTTTCCAAGAGATTAACGCTCCCTCAACCTCCTAGGGACCTCTCCTTGGACAAGATTGTTGATATTTTACCTCAGGGAGACATTCTTTACTCATTGGGAGGACTTAGAGACAACGATCCTAGAATATCACATATCCCAGATGTTTTGACTGCCTCCAACAACATGTTCGTTCATGTTCTCCTTACAAATCGGGACAACATATCCCCCATTGTTAAGATGATGTCTAGACTGGAACCTGAACAGGCGACTAGGTTCGCCATTCTTCTCAATGAGGAGTTTCTCCTGAGTCCATATTACCCAACCTCGTCTGGAGATGGAGTTCACACTGGCTTTGCAGTATCTCTGATATACGTTAACGAAATCATGAAGGGCGAGATGACCACTTCACTAATCAAGGCCAAAGAGGTAGGAGAAAAGGTTGAAAAGGACGTCGGACTACGTTTCCTTGGGATTGACCCCTCTATCTCACCTTGGATGGAGGAAAGCGTGGGGGAACTTATTGAATCAAGACTGGGAAAAGAACTGTTTTCCCCAGGTTCCCTTTCTGTAATTAGGGAGTTAAATAACGAGATATTGGCAAGCTCCGTGGAAGCAGGTATCGAGCCACTTGGCTTCTCAGAACTAATGCTTCCCGTGGCGGAAGACGATATCTTGAGAAAGAGAGTACTTGAGGGTAAAATCACGTTGACTCACCTAGTCGCCATGAGCACTGCCTGTGTCGCCGGACTGGATATGGCTGGAATAGAATATGACTTGAAACTTTATACCGATCTTATTAAAGATTTGATGGTTATTCATTTCTTGAAAAAGAGACCATACGGTATTAGAATCATACCTTCCTGGGGAGAAGAAAAAATATTCACCAAAAGTTTTGGCATTATACCAGTGATCAAAACAGTATAG